One window from the genome of Candidatus Synechococcus calcipolaris G9 encodes:
- the ftsH gene encoding ATP-dependent zinc metalloprotease FtsH, which translates to MPGHGKHHHWPQRLSQLALILGLCFAPLSPGLAQSGSDANETVVSYSEFLQDLQDKKVTKVDLYQEQRLAKFRLEGQSESDPPKEVYLFDRNPELVEYLRRSGVSFTVVPAGNDRAVVGLISNLMLGFFILFIFLMIIRRTSSGSGGPGQILNFGKSRARFQIEAETGVTFGDVAGIEEAKEELQEVVTFLKNAEKFTAVGARIPKGVLLIGPPGTGKTLLAKAIAGEAGVPFFSISGSEFVEMFVGVGASRVRDLFKKAKESAPCLVFIDEIDAVGRQRGAGIGGGNDEREQTLNQLLTEMDGFEGNTGIIVIAATNRPDVLDSALLRPGRFDRQITVDLPSYKGRRQILDVHARDKKVADDVSLDTIARRTPGFSGAELANLLNEAAILTARRHKKAITTLEIDDAIDRVTIGLTLTPLLDSKKKWLIAYHEVGHALLMTLLKNSDPLNKVTIIPRSGGVGGFAQQVFDEDRVDSGLYTRAWLLDQITILLGGRSAEVEVFGDAEVTIGASSDLRAVANLAREMVTRYGMSDLGHLALETPGNEVFLGRDLMPRSEYSEEVAVQIDRQVRQIVSHCYDIARKLIRDHRLLMDKLVDVLLEQETIEGDQFRELVRQYSDLPVKEPSWHSPPVPTPAPVAYDLSHGPIAE; encoded by the coding sequence ATACCCGGCCACGGGAAACACCACCATTGGCCCCAACGCCTAAGTCAACTCGCCCTCATCCTTGGGTTGTGCTTCGCTCCCCTATCCCCTGGTTTAGCCCAGTCGGGAAGTGATGCTAACGAGACGGTTGTTTCCTATAGCGAATTCTTGCAGGATTTACAGGATAAGAAGGTTACGAAAGTTGATCTCTACCAGGAGCAGCGGTTAGCAAAATTTCGCCTAGAAGGACAAAGTGAAAGCGATCCGCCCAAAGAAGTCTATCTCTTCGATCGCAATCCCGAACTCGTTGAATACCTGCGGCGCAGTGGCGTGAGTTTTACCGTTGTACCGGCGGGCAATGATCGAGCCGTTGTCGGCCTGATCTCTAACCTGATGCTGGGCTTTTTCATCCTGTTCATATTTTTAATGATTATTCGCCGCACCAGCAGTGGATCCGGTGGCCCCGGCCAAATTCTCAATTTTGGTAAGTCGCGGGCCCGGTTTCAAATCGAGGCGGAAACAGGAGTCACCTTTGGCGATGTGGCCGGCATTGAAGAAGCCAAGGAAGAGCTCCAAGAAGTCGTCACCTTCCTGAAAAATGCCGAAAAGTTTACGGCGGTAGGGGCGCGCATTCCCAAGGGAGTCTTGCTCATTGGCCCCCCTGGAACGGGTAAAACCCTCCTGGCCAAGGCGATCGCCGGCGAAGCTGGAGTCCCCTTCTTTTCCATCTCCGGTTCCGAGTTTGTGGAAATGTTTGTGGGGGTGGGGGCCTCGCGGGTGCGGGATCTCTTCAAAAAAGCAAAGGAAAGTGCCCCCTGCCTCGTCTTCATTGATGAAATTGACGCGGTGGGTCGGCAACGGGGTGCCGGCATTGGCGGTGGCAATGATGAACGGGAGCAAACCCTTAACCAACTACTGACGGAAATGGATGGCTTTGAGGGCAATACGGGCATTATTGTCATTGCGGCTACAAACCGGCCCGATGTATTGGATTCAGCCCTATTACGGCCAGGTCGGTTCGATCGCCAGATTACGGTGGACTTACCCTCCTATAAGGGTCGCCGCCAAATTTTAGATGTCCATGCCCGGGATAAAAAAGTCGCTGACGACGTTTCCCTGGACACCATTGCCCGTCGCACCCCTGGTTTTTCCGGTGCAGAACTGGCCAACCTCCTCAATGAAGCGGCCATTCTCACGGCGCGGCGGCACAAAAAGGCCATTACCACCCTGGAAATTGACGATGCCATCGATCGCGTCACCATTGGCTTGACCTTGACCCCCCTCCTGGACAGTAAGAAAAAATGGCTGATTGCCTACCATGAAGTGGGCCATGCCCTGTTAATGACCCTCCTGAAAAACAGCGATCCCCTCAACAAAGTGACGATTATTCCCCGCTCCGGTGGGGTGGGTGGTTTTGCCCAACAGGTATTTGATGAAGATCGGGTCGATAGCGGTCTCTATACCCGCGCCTGGCTCTTGGATCAAATCACGATTCTCTTAGGGGGGCGATCTGCGGAGGTAGAAGTTTTTGGGGATGCGGAAGTCACCATTGGTGCCAGTAGTGATCTGCGGGCCGTGGCCAACCTGGCTCGGGAAATGGTTACGCGCTATGGCATGTCCGATCTGGGCCATCTGGCCCTAGAAACCCCTGGCAATGAGGTCTTTTTAGGTCGGGATCTAATGCCGCGATCGGAATACTCCGAAGAGGTGGCAGTGCAGATCGATCGCCAAGTCCGCCAAATTGTTAGTCATTGCTATGACATTGCCCGCAAACTAATCCGTGATCATCGCCTACTCATGGACAAACTCGTTGATGTTCTCCTGGAGCAGGAAACCATTGAAGGGGATCAATTCCGGGAATTGGTACGCCAATACAGTGATCTGCCTGTGAAGGAACCCTCCTGGCATTCTCCGCCCGTTCCTACCCCCGCCCCCGTTGCCTATGATCTTTCCCATGGCCCTATCGCAGAATAG
- a CDS encoding B12-binding domain-containing radical SAM protein has product MNAAALFQAETHLFTIARPQPDALKIIYGFPNTYSVGITSLGYQVVWAMLAQDPGVDVRRLFTDVRESLPRNPDLLGFSLSWELDYGNILTLLEQLKLPLWARERQGEHPLVFGGGPVLTANPEPYADFFDVILLGDGEDLLQNFLEAYRSVRGTGRQTQLDSLAQVPGLYVPSLYQVSYQENTGAIARIEAIKPTIPDHIIKQTYRGNTLATSTVVTPHAAWENIYMVEVVRSCPEMCRFCLASYLTLPFRSSSLESLIPAIARGLTVTHRIGLLGASVSQHPEFEALLDYLGQPQFAEMRLSLASVRTNTVTPKLTTLLTQRGTKSLTIAIETGSERLRQVINKKLDTQEIFQAAANARSGGLKGLKFYGMVGIPGETDGDVQATVDLFRALKKQVPGLRLTLGCSTFVPKAHTPFQWLGVRAIAEKRLKFLKKELGRLGIDFRPEPYGDSLIQALLSRGDRRLGPLLERVRCYGQSLGSYRRTFKEFKGKLPTMEHYVHSDWPTGGQLPWDHLQGPLSNATLTKHLELAQENTHDI; this is encoded by the coding sequence ATGAATGCTGCCGCCCTTTTTCAGGCCGAAACCCATTTATTTACGATCGCCCGACCCCAACCCGATGCCCTGAAGATTATTTATGGTTTTCCCAATACCTACAGTGTGGGAATTACCAGCCTTGGCTATCAAGTGGTGTGGGCGATGTTGGCTCAGGACCCTGGCGTAGATGTGCGGCGACTATTTACGGATGTGCGGGAATCTTTACCCCGAAACCCAGACCTGCTGGGATTTTCCCTCTCCTGGGAGTTGGACTATGGCAATATTTTGACTCTACTGGAGCAATTAAAATTACCTCTCTGGGCCCGGGAGCGTCAAGGGGAGCATCCCTTGGTCTTTGGGGGTGGGCCAGTATTGACGGCTAATCCCGAACCCTATGCGGATTTTTTTGATGTGATTCTCCTAGGGGATGGGGAAGATCTACTTCAAAATTTCCTGGAGGCCTATCGCTCGGTACGGGGGACAGGTCGCCAAACCCAGTTGGATTCCTTAGCTCAAGTGCCCGGTCTCTATGTCCCCAGTTTGTATCAGGTTAGCTATCAGGAAAACACGGGGGCGATCGCCCGCATTGAGGCCATAAAACCAACAATCCCTGACCATATCATCAAGCAAACCTATCGGGGAAATACCCTAGCCACCTCAACCGTCGTCACTCCCCATGCGGCCTGGGAAAATATCTATATGGTGGAGGTGGTGCGCAGTTGTCCAGAAATGTGTCGCTTTTGTCTGGCAAGTTATCTGACCTTACCCTTTCGTAGTTCCAGTTTAGAGAGTTTAATCCCAGCGATCGCCCGTGGCCTAACCGTAACCCATCGGATTGGCCTATTGGGAGCCTCCGTCAGCCAACACCCTGAATTTGAGGCACTCCTCGATTACTTAGGCCAACCCCAATTTGCGGAAATGCGGCTGAGTTTAGCATCGGTACGCACCAATACTGTCACCCCCAAACTGACCACATTATTAACCCAGCGGGGAACCAAGTCACTGACGATCGCCATTGAAACCGGTTCAGAACGACTGCGCCAAGTCATTAATAAAAAATTAGATACTCAAGAAATTTTCCAAGCGGCAGCCAATGCCCGATCCGGCGGTCTTAAGGGCTTGAAATTCTATGGCATGGTGGGCATTCCTGGGGAAACCGATGGGGATGTCCAGGCTACGGTGGATCTATTTAGGGCCCTAAAAAAACAGGTTCCCGGTCTGCGCCTTACCCTGGGATGTAGTACCTTTGTGCCCAAGGCCCATACCCCTTTTCAATGGTTGGGGGTGAGGGCGATCGCTGAAAAACGGCTCAAATTTTTGAAAAAAGAATTGGGTCGCCTTGGGATTGATTTTCGACCCGAACCCTACGGTGATTCCCTGATTCAGGCCTTGCTGTCCCGGGGAGATCGTCGCCTAGGCCCTCTTCTTGAACGAGTCCGCTGTTATGGCCAGTCCCTTGGCAGTTATCGCCGCACCTTCAAAGAATTCAAGGGCAAACTGCCCACCATGGAGCATTATGTTCACTCCGATTGGCCGACTGGAGGCCAACTCCCCTGGGATCACCTGCAAGGGCCGTTATCCAATGCCACCCTAACTAAGCATTTAGAACTTGCCCAGGAAAACACCCATGATATATAG
- the leuD gene encoding 3-isopropylmalate dehydratase small subunit has protein sequence MQKIQTLQGRGLPLRGNDIDTDRIIPARYLRCVTFDGLGDHVFADDRHQGNHPFDQPQYQGARILVVNGNFGCGSSREHAPQAIARWGIQAILGESFAEIFLGNCVAMGIPCLTGEPEAIAALQTTLETDPTTEIIVNLETLTATTPQQTLALTMADGIRQMLISGQWDACGQLLANQTAIQTTAATLPYIAWSTAQV, from the coding sequence ATCCAAAAAATTCAAACCCTTCAAGGTCGGGGACTTCCCCTGCGGGGCAACGATATTGACACCGATCGCATTATTCCGGCCCGGTATCTCCGCTGTGTCACCTTTGATGGCTTGGGAGATCATGTTTTTGCCGACGATCGCCATCAGGGCAATCATCCCTTTGATCAACCCCAGTACCAGGGAGCTAGAATCTTAGTGGTGAATGGGAATTTTGGCTGTGGCTCCAGTCGCGAACATGCTCCCCAGGCGATCGCCCGTTGGGGGATTCAAGCTATTTTGGGAGAGAGTTTTGCCGAAATTTTCCTGGGAAACTGTGTGGCCATGGGGATTCCCTGTTTGACGGGTGAGCCAGAGGCGATCGCGGCCTTGCAAACCACCCTAGAAACGGATCCCACCACTGAGATCATCGTTAATCTAGAGACCTTGACCGCCACCACTCCCCAGCAAACCCTTGCCCTGACGATGGCCGATGGGATCCGGCAAATGCTCATCAGTGGCCAATGGGATGCCTGCGGCCAACTCCTGGCCAATCAGACCGCCATTCAAACCACTGCGGCCACCCTCCCCTATATTGCTTGGTCCACAGCTCAGGTCTAG
- the topA gene encoding type I DNA topoisomerase, translating into MSTLVIVESPTKARTIRKFLPSDYRVEASMGHVRDLPRSAADIPASYKGQDWANLGVNVANGFEPLYIVPKDKQKVVKELKEALRQADELLLATDEDREGESISWHLLQLLNPKIPVRRMVFHEITNEAIQAALTNCRQVNQQLVRAQETRRILDRLVGYTLSPLLWRKIAPHLSAGRVQSVAVRLLVQRERERLAFHKGQFWDLKATLDKETVLFPARLVSVAGQRVATGSDFDATTGQIRSGRSVLLLTEATATDLRNRLEQETWTVADLEERQQSRKAAPPFTTSTLQQEANRKLHLSAKDTMRLAQKLYEEGYITYMRTDSVHLSDQAIAAARSCVEANYGKPFLSPKPRQFTTKAKGAQEAHEAIRPAGSEFRIPQDTGLAGRELDLYDLIWKRTVATQMADARLTLVNVQIQAADALFRASGKRIDFPGFFRAYVEGSDDPDAALESQEVILPYLQRGDRLACQNLEALGHETQPPARYTEASLVKALESEGIGRPSTYATIISTIQDRDYAMRRGNALEPTFTAFAVTGLLEKNFPDLVDPGFTARMEQTLDDISTGGVKWLPYLEEFYLGAQGLETQVKEREKTIESTEARAIHLPGLEGEVVVGRYGPFVVVQNGDEPVKASLPQDCTPGTLNPEQIEHLIRQKLEGPDKLGLHPDTGEPIFLLTGRFGPYVQLGEATTENPKPKRASLPKGVSAEEVNLDLAVTLLSLPRTLGVQPDTGKLIQANQGRFGPYVVLDPDGEKEYRSLKAEDDLYTISLERALELLAQPKSSRGRSKKQALRVLGNHPEDEQPIQIFDGPYGPYVNHGKVNASLPEGTTVENMTLEQALPLLAEKAPKRKTSRQTSTTKKTTAKKSTTTKKTTRKTSSRKTSSPKDSTKKT; encoded by the coding sequence ATGTCCACCCTTGTCATTGTTGAATCACCCACCAAAGCCCGCACGATTCGTAAATTTTTGCCCTCGGATTATCGCGTCGAAGCCTCCATGGGCCATGTTCGGGATTTACCCCGCAGTGCCGCCGATATTCCCGCCAGCTACAAAGGGCAGGATTGGGCTAATTTGGGGGTGAATGTGGCCAATGGGTTTGAACCTCTTTATATTGTCCCTAAAGATAAACAAAAGGTCGTTAAGGAACTGAAGGAAGCCCTGCGTCAAGCGGACGAATTGCTGCTGGCCACGGATGAAGATCGGGAAGGGGAAAGTATTAGCTGGCACTTGCTCCAGTTACTAAACCCGAAAATTCCGGTGCGGCGGATGGTGTTCCATGAAATCACCAATGAGGCCATTCAAGCGGCCCTCACCAACTGTCGGCAGGTAAATCAACAACTGGTGCGGGCCCAGGAAACCCGGCGTATTTTGGATCGCCTCGTCGGCTATACCCTCTCTCCCCTGCTGTGGCGGAAAATTGCGCCCCACCTTTCTGCCGGGCGGGTACAGTCGGTGGCGGTACGATTGTTAGTGCAACGGGAGCGGGAACGGTTAGCGTTCCATAAGGGTCAGTTCTGGGATTTGAAGGCCACTTTAGATAAAGAAACGGTTCTTTTTCCAGCCCGCTTGGTGAGTGTGGCAGGGCAGCGGGTGGCCACGGGCAGTGATTTTGATGCCACCACGGGGCAAATTCGTTCCGGGCGATCGGTCTTGCTGTTAACGGAAGCCACGGCGACGGATCTGCGGAATCGCCTTGAGCAGGAAACCTGGACTGTTGCTGATCTAGAGGAGCGGCAGCAAAGCCGGAAAGCGGCCCCGCCCTTCACCACCTCCACACTGCAACAGGAGGCAAACCGGAAACTCCATCTCTCGGCCAAGGACACGATGCGCTTGGCCCAAAAGCTCTACGAAGAGGGCTATATCACCTATATGCGGACGGATTCGGTGCATTTATCGGATCAGGCGATCGCCGCAGCCCGCAGTTGTGTGGAAGCCAACTATGGTAAACCCTTTTTATCCCCCAAACCCAGACAGTTTACCACTAAGGCCAAGGGGGCCCAGGAGGCCCATGAAGCCATTCGTCCTGCGGGTAGTGAGTTCCGCATTCCCCAGGATACGGGTTTGGCCGGCCGGGAATTAGATCTCTATGATTTAATCTGGAAGCGTACCGTGGCCACCCAGATGGCCGATGCTCGCCTCACCTTAGTGAATGTACAGATCCAGGCGGCGGATGCCCTCTTTCGGGCCAGTGGTAAACGGATTGATTTTCCGGGGTTTTTCCGGGCCTATGTGGAAGGTTCCGATGATCCCGATGCGGCCCTAGAAAGTCAGGAGGTGATTTTACCCTACCTCCAACGGGGCGATCGCCTCGCCTGCCAAAATTTGGAAGCTCTCGGCCACGAAACCCAACCCCCCGCCCGCTATACCGAAGCCAGTTTAGTCAAAGCCCTAGAAAGTGAGGGTATTGGCCGACCCAGCACCTATGCCACGATTATCAGCACAATCCAGGATCGGGATTATGCAATGCGGCGTGGGAATGCCCTAGAGCCGACCTTTACGGCCTTTGCGGTGACGGGACTCCTAGAGAAAAACTTTCCCGATCTGGTAGATCCCGGCTTTACGGCTCGTATGGAGCAAACCTTAGATGATATTTCCACAGGAGGAGTGAAGTGGTTGCCCTACCTGGAGGAGTTTTATTTAGGGGCGCAGGGGCTAGAAACCCAGGTGAAGGAACGGGAAAAGACGATTGAATCTACGGAAGCCCGGGCCATTCATCTACCGGGTCTAGAGGGAGAGGTGGTCGTGGGTCGCTATGGCCCCTTCGTGGTGGTTCAAAATGGTGATGAGCCAGTGAAGGCCTCCCTACCCCAAGACTGTACACCGGGAACCCTCAATCCTGAACAAATTGAGCATCTGATTCGCCAAAAACTGGAGGGCCCGGATAAATTAGGCCTCCATCCCGATACCGGGGAGCCAATCTTTTTACTCACGGGTCGCTTTGGCCCCTACGTCCAATTAGGTGAAGCAACGACGGAGAATCCCAAGCCGAAACGGGCCTCCCTGCCCAAGGGGGTAAGTGCCGAAGAAGTGAATCTAGATCTGGCTGTCACGCTGCTCTCCCTACCCCGCACCCTAGGGGTACAGCCGGACACCGGTAAGCTGATTCAGGCCAATCAAGGTCGATTTGGCCCCTATGTTGTTCTGGATCCAGACGGTGAAAAGGAATATCGCTCCCTGAAGGCGGAGGATGATCTCTATACGATTAGTTTGGAGCGGGCCCTAGAACTACTTGCCCAGCCCAAGTCCAGCCGGGGGCGATCGAAAAAGCAAGCCCTACGGGTTTTGGGCAATCATCCCGAAGATGAGCAACCCATCCAAATCTTTGATGGCCCCTATGGCCCCTACGTCAATCATGGCAAAGTCAATGCCTCCCTGCCCGAGGGAACAACCGTAGAAAACATGACCTTGGAGCAGGCCCTACCCCTGTTGGCGGAAAAGGCTCCTAAGCGAAAAACAAGTCGTCAAACCAGTACCACGAAGAAAACCACGGCGAAAAAGTCCACAACTACCAAAAAAACAACCCGTAAAACCAGTTCCCGCAAAACCTCTTCCCCAAAGGATTCCACTAAAAAGACATGA
- a CDS encoding FeoA family protein, which yields MALSQNRSLNSLALGETAIVTTIDGDRAWQRRLAALGIVTGQKIKLTGRASLGQTLALRVGRVTDVALRPQDAAHILVNPITPLGIEERVET from the coding sequence ATGGCCCTATCGCAGAATAGATCGCTGAATAGTCTGGCCCTCGGGGAAACGGCCATTGTCACCACCATTGACGGAGATAGGGCTTGGCAGCGGCGACTGGCGGCCCTAGGCATTGTGACCGGCCAAAAGATTAAACTGACGGGGCGGGCTAGTTTAGGGCAAACCTTAGCCCTGCGGGTGGGTCGGGTGACCGATGTGGCCCTACGTCCCCAGGATGCTGCCCACATTCTCGTTAACCCTATCACCCCGTTAGGAATAGAAGAACGAGTCGAAACCTGA
- a CDS encoding GTPase family protein, with product MISRWQWIVLSLPILSIIGFLGVAAFSQIHDWGLNWVWAIIVLVLFLWRLLLLRWLQAPQVQLGETLLDGATLAGSSPNVNDAAANTGLDQRALEVVRQSLETARQDIVPWENWPLFWQRAQELVTAIAQVYYPDVKRPLLQIYVPQAYGLIRDSVDDVDRWMQTLSPLLGQVTVGQAVRAYELSQKLAPAARWGLIAWSWAQWITNPTVAATKTMTQESQNRANRELIANMGLIMREQILKALGLRAIALYGRKKKPPSLEEKTPNASESQTLREILEQARPLASLEAKPVNLFIVGRTGAGKSSLINTLFQTPQAAVDVLPSTDVIQDYRWQSETGEDMILWDTPGYEQIQGPALPEQMQRILPQCDVLLLVTPALDPALEPDLEVLARVQATAANLPVIILVSQVDRLRPLREWSPPYDWEMGELPKERSIRDAIAYRQERFQAFDPIILPIVTGDTEQNRTPWGELDLIQTLFTTIDPAKQVRLGRCLRDREGRIAAAYRIIDRYSALMATGQGIADLVKGPLLQFLSTALTGSPAAAWLLAEKLPLEQSPVVLCKMQMAYELFSLMGDRPSLSDRLASPKLDLGRIWPLLLRCPPPLEQDAWAVGHTLVEYWSRDGNLGSGGLDIDTRYDHYRKRYLDNTGPKNPTTFFAR from the coding sequence ATGATCTCCCGTTGGCAATGGATTGTTTTAAGCCTGCCCATTCTCAGTATCATTGGCTTTTTGGGAGTAGCGGCCTTTTCCCAGATCCATGATTGGGGCTTAAATTGGGTCTGGGCAATTATTGTCCTAGTGCTATTCCTCTGGCGGTTGCTGCTCCTGCGTTGGTTACAGGCACCACAGGTACAACTGGGTGAGACTCTCTTGGATGGGGCTACCCTGGCTGGCTCTAGCCCTAATGTCAACGATGCCGCCGCCAATACTGGTTTAGATCAACGGGCCCTAGAGGTGGTGCGCCAATCCCTAGAAACGGCGCGGCAGGATATTGTGCCATGGGAGAACTGGCCCCTCTTTTGGCAGCGGGCCCAGGAATTAGTCACGGCGATCGCCCAAGTCTATTATCCCGATGTGAAACGGCCCCTCCTCCAGATCTATGTCCCCCAGGCCTATGGCCTGATTCGCGATTCAGTGGACGATGTGGATCGGTGGATGCAAACCCTCTCGCCATTATTGGGGCAAGTGACCGTGGGCCAGGCGGTACGGGCCTATGAACTCTCCCAAAAACTCGCGCCAGCGGCCCGATGGGGACTCATTGCCTGGAGTTGGGCCCAGTGGATCACCAATCCAACGGTGGCGGCAACCAAAACCATGACCCAGGAAAGCCAAAATCGGGCCAATCGGGAACTCATTGCCAACATGGGCCTAATTATGCGGGAGCAAATCTTAAAGGCCTTGGGGCTGCGGGCGATCGCCCTCTATGGTCGCAAGAAAAAGCCCCCCAGCCTGGAGGAAAAGACCCCGAATGCCTCGGAGAGTCAAACCCTACGGGAAATCCTCGAACAGGCCCGCCCCCTAGCATCGTTGGAAGCCAAACCCGTCAATCTATTTATTGTCGGCCGTACCGGAGCTGGTAAAAGTAGTTTAATTAATACCCTCTTTCAGACCCCCCAAGCGGCGGTGGATGTCCTGCCCAGTACGGACGTGATTCAAGACTATCGCTGGCAGAGTGAAACCGGCGAAGATATGATTCTCTGGGATACCCCAGGCTATGAACAAATTCAGGGCCCCGCCCTGCCGGAGCAAATGCAACGGATTTTGCCCCAGTGTGATGTCCTGCTCCTGGTCACGCCGGCTCTAGACCCGGCCCTAGAGCCAGATTTAGAGGTCTTGGCCCGTGTTCAAGCCACGGCGGCCAACTTGCCAGTGATTATTTTAGTGAGTCAAGTGGATCGTCTTCGCCCCCTACGGGAATGGTCGCCCCCCTACGATTGGGAAATGGGTGAACTGCCCAAGGAACGGTCGATTCGGGATGCGATCGCCTATCGCCAGGAACGTTTTCAAGCCTTTGATCCGATTATTTTACCCATTGTGACTGGGGATACAGAGCAAAACCGAACCCCTTGGGGGGAATTAGACCTGATTCAAACCCTGTTTACAACGATTGATCCAGCCAAACAAGTCCGTCTCGGCCGCTGTCTCCGCGATCGCGAAGGTCGAATTGCGGCAGCCTATCGGATCATCGATCGCTATAGTGCCTTGATGGCAACGGGCCAGGGAATTGCCGATTTGGTCAAAGGCCCCCTATTGCAGTTCTTATCCACAGCCTTAACGGGATCCCCTGCGGCGGCCTGGCTTCTCGCCGAAAAATTACCCCTAGAACAGTCGCCCGTGGTGCTGTGTAAGATGCAGATGGCCTATGAACTCTTTTCCCTCATGGGCGATCGCCCCAGCCTCAGCGATCGTTTAGCCTCTCCCAAACTAGATCTGGGCAGAATTTGGCCCCTGCTGTTGCGTTGTCCCCCCCCCTTGGAGCAGGATGCCTGGGCCGTGGGTCATACCCTGGTGGAATACTGGTCACGGGATGGGAATCTCGGTTCCGGAGGCCTAGATATTGACACACGATATGACCATTATCGAAAACGCTATCTCGACAACACTGGCCCTAAAAATCCAACGACCTTCTTTGCTCGGTAG
- a CDS encoding 2TM domain-containing protein, with the protein MATDSNTNTYTTDDVQQILNRAIAQQSYASEFSWQDLLDIGAELGLTPTDLRQAEQDIQVEQALTLEREKFDRFRQRQLYGKGGRYSIIAAVLIGINSLTGFGVPWAIYISLILALKLGLSAWHIYQPKGEDYERAFHRWYRNHQVRGWLSSWTHRLLQRTLPQ; encoded by the coding sequence ATGGCAACCGACTCTAACACTAACACCTATACCACTGATGACGTTCAGCAAATCCTGAATCGGGCGATCGCCCAGCAATCCTATGCCAGCGAATTTTCCTGGCAAGACCTCCTGGATATTGGAGCCGAACTGGGCCTCACCCCAACGGATCTTCGTCAAGCAGAGCAGGATATCCAGGTTGAACAGGCCCTCACGCTGGAGCGAGAAAAGTTCGATCGCTTCCGCCAGAGACAGCTCTATGGCAAGGGGGGGCGTTATAGCATTATTGCCGCCGTCCTGATTGGGATTAATAGCCTGACCGGGTTTGGTGTCCCCTGGGCCATTTATATCAGTTTAATTCTTGCCCTCAAGCTGGGTCTAAGTGCCTGGCACATCTATCAACCCAAAGGGGAAGACTACGAGCGGGCCTTCCATCGCTGGTATCGTAACCATCAGGTGCGGGGTTGGCTAAGTTCCTGGACCCATCGACTGCTACAGCGCACCCTACCCCAATAG